The following proteins are co-located in the Bradyrhizobium sp. AZCC 2176 genome:
- a CDS encoding VOC family protein has protein sequence MTEERSEAAVRIPARAIDMKLEIVVIPVSDVDRAKTFYASLGWRLDADFTADDDYRVIQFTPPGSGCSVIFGRNVTAAAPGSAQGLYLIVSDIEAARNELVRRGVQVSEAFHGAADAYAGPDEPYLFGRIRVPGPDPKHSSYRSFASFNDPDGNGWLFQEITARLPGRVEGDTTFTSAADLASALRRAAIAHGEHEKRSGGQHDENWPDWYAGYIVREQAGKPPLS, from the coding sequence GCGATCGACATGAAGCTTGAGATCGTTGTGATCCCGGTTTCGGACGTCGATCGCGCGAAGACGTTTTATGCGAGCCTCGGATGGAGGCTCGACGCCGACTTTACCGCGGATGACGACTACCGCGTGATCCAGTTCACGCCACCCGGCTCCGGGTGCTCGGTGATCTTCGGCCGGAACGTAACCGCGGCGGCACCGGGCTCCGCACAGGGACTGTATCTGATCGTGTCCGACATTGAGGCCGCTCGCAACGAACTGGTTCGTCGCGGTGTCCAGGTCAGCGAAGCGTTTCACGGCGCTGCTGATGCCTATGCCGGACCCGACGAGCCGTATTTGTTTGGCCGGATTCGGGTCCCTGGCCCGGATCCCAAGCATAGTAGTTACCGTTCGTTCGCCTCGTTCAATGATCCGGACGGCAACGGCTGGCTGTTCCAGGAGATCACGGCGCGATTGCCGGGGCGGGTCGAGGGCGACACGACTTTCACTTCCGCAGCTGATCTCGCGAGCGCGCTGCGGCGTGCGGCGATTGCGCATGGCGAACATGAAAAACGTTCCGGTGGCCAGCACGATGAAAACTGGCCCGACTGGTACGCCGGATACATCGTCCGCGAGCAGGCCGGCAAGCCACCACTTTCATAG